A region of Streptomyces deccanensis DNA encodes the following proteins:
- a CDS encoding MarR family winged helix-turn-helix transcriptional regulator, producing MHDEGGNGDGGVAAGMDQAFLALERELTVLLRRARAKSGEMARAVHPDLESAAYGLLARLDETGRLRATELAAYIGVGKATMSRQLRALEHLGLIAREPDPADGRAWLVHLTEEGRARFRAVRDARRVAYVRQLADWDRDEVAQLARLLHQLNRGVEG from the coding sequence GTGCACGACGAGGGCGGAAACGGCGACGGCGGCGTCGCGGCCGGCATGGACCAGGCGTTCCTGGCGCTGGAGCGCGAGTTGACGGTCCTGTTGCGGCGCGCCCGGGCCAAGTCCGGGGAGATGGCCAGGGCCGTCCACCCCGACCTGGAGTCCGCCGCCTACGGCCTCCTCGCCCGCCTCGACGAGACCGGCCGGCTGCGTGCCACCGAACTCGCCGCCTACATCGGCGTCGGCAAGGCCACCATGTCCCGTCAGCTCCGCGCCCTGGAGCACCTCGGTCTCATCGCCCGCGAACCCGACCCCGCCGACGGGCGTGCCTGGCTCGTGCACCTCACGGAGGAGGGCCGGGCGCGTTTCCGGGCGGTCCGGGACGCCCGCCGCGTCGCCTACGTGCGGCAGCTAGCCGACTGGGACCGGGACGAGGTGGCCCAACTCGCGCGCCTGCTGCACCAGCTGAACCGGGGCGTCGAGGGCTGA
- a CDS encoding aminoglycoside phosphotransferase family protein — MTLHEDEIPVDETLVRALLKAERPEWADLPLSPAGAGTDNTMYRLGDDLLVRLPRTVEKGQSLRKEQEWLPRLAPFLACPIPEPIHAGTPTDVFPLVWSVYRWIDGDEAGQDTVQDWAAFGVDLAAVVRALHSIDLMGATRADDLSWYRGGSLGPCSQWIAKCLDDCRTTVGSELDIDSLEQMWRAALTLPEPSRPHVWLHGDLKPTNLLVREGKLHAVIDFGGLSIGFPDAEHSTLWDLPPQARQAYRDTLNLDDATWARARAWAIAVGVSGISYYWRTFPTFVAECRARLRAIIIDAAAS, encoded by the coding sequence GTGACACTTCACGAAGATGAGATCCCAGTCGACGAGACGCTAGTCCGGGCACTACTGAAGGCAGAACGCCCAGAGTGGGCTGACCTGCCGTTGTCGCCCGCAGGCGCGGGCACGGACAACACCATGTATCGGCTGGGCGATGACCTGCTCGTGCGACTGCCACGAACTGTCGAGAAGGGGCAGTCTTTGCGAAAAGAGCAGGAATGGCTTCCTCGCTTAGCACCCTTCCTGGCATGTCCGATTCCCGAGCCCATCCACGCTGGGACGCCCACCGACGTCTTCCCGCTCGTCTGGTCGGTCTACCGCTGGATTGACGGTGACGAGGCTGGCCAGGACACCGTCCAGGACTGGGCCGCCTTCGGAGTCGACCTAGCGGCGGTCGTGAGGGCACTCCACAGCATCGACCTCATGGGAGCAACTCGCGCAGATGACCTCAGCTGGTACCGCGGAGGCAGCTTGGGGCCGTGCAGCCAGTGGATCGCCAAGTGTCTCGATGATTGCCGAACCACAGTGGGTTCTGAACTCGACATCGACTCCCTAGAACAGATGTGGCGAGCCGCGCTCACACTGCCCGAGCCTTCCAGACCTCACGTGTGGCTCCACGGCGACCTCAAGCCGACCAACCTTTTGGTCCGGGAAGGCAAGCTCCACGCAGTCATCGACTTCGGCGGACTCTCGATCGGCTTTCCCGACGCCGAGCACTCCACACTCTGGGATCTGCCGCCACAAGCACGACAGGCCTACCGGGACACCTTGAACCTTGACGATGCGACCTGGGCCCGCGCCCGCGCCTGGGCGATCGCGGTGGGCGTCAGCGGCATCTCCTACTACTGGCGCACCTTCCCCACCTTCGTCGCCGAGTGCCGAGCACGTCTTCGGGCAATCATCATCGACGCCGCAGCGAGTTGA
- the lon gene encoding endopeptidase La, with amino-acid sequence MASTSAPLTLPVLPLDEEVVLPGMVVPLDLNDTDVRAAVEAAQAAARAEPGKPKVLLVPRIDGAYASTGVLGTVEQVGRLADGDPGALIRAIGRVRIGAGTTGPGAALWVEGTRVDDSVPEPLPGQVVELVKEYKALATSWLRKRGAWQVVDRVQAIDDVSALADNSGYSPFLTTEQKIQLLETADAVARLKLATQLLRDHLAEQDVAETIAKDVQEGVDKQQREFLLRRQLEAVRKELRELNGEKDGEESDDYRARVEAADLPEAVREAALKEVDKLERSSDQSPEGGWIRTWLDTVLELPWNERTEDAYDIQGAKGVLDAEHAGLEDVKERITEYLAVRKRRADRGLGVVGGRRGGAVLALVGPPGVGKTSLGESVAHAMGRKFVRVALGGVRDEAEIRGHRRTYVGALPGRIVRAIKEAGSMNPVVLLDEIDKVGSDFRGDPAAALLEVLDPAQNHTFRDHYLEVELDLSDVVFLATANVLESIPEALLDRMELVRLDGYTEDEKVVIARDHLLPRQLERAGLDADEVVLDESALRKLAGEYTREAGVRNLERSVARLLRKVAAQHELGQRELPFTVTDGELRGLIGRPHHVPESAQDPAERRTAVPGVATGLAVTGAGGDVLYVEASLADPETGAAGLTLTGQLGDVMKESAQIALSFLRSHGAELELPVADLKDRGVHIHFPAGAVPKDGPSAGVTMTTALASLLSGRLVRTDVAMTGEVSLTGRVLPIGGVKQKLLAAHRAGVTTVVIPKRNEADLDDVPAEVLEKLDVHAVTDVRQVLELALAPAEVGVPVAA; translated from the coding sequence ATGGCATCGACGTCCGCACCGCTCACCCTGCCCGTGCTGCCGCTCGACGAGGAGGTCGTGCTGCCGGGGATGGTGGTGCCGCTGGACCTCAACGACACCGACGTACGCGCCGCGGTGGAGGCCGCGCAGGCGGCCGCGCGCGCCGAACCCGGGAAGCCGAAGGTGCTGCTGGTGCCGCGGATCGACGGGGCCTACGCGAGCACCGGCGTGCTCGGGACCGTCGAGCAGGTCGGACGGCTGGCGGACGGGGATCCGGGAGCGCTGATCCGCGCCATAGGGCGCGTGCGGATCGGCGCCGGGACCACCGGGCCCGGTGCCGCCCTGTGGGTCGAGGGGACCCGCGTCGACGACAGCGTGCCGGAGCCGCTGCCCGGGCAGGTCGTCGAACTCGTCAAGGAGTACAAGGCCCTTGCCACCAGCTGGCTGCGCAAGCGCGGCGCCTGGCAGGTCGTGGACCGGGTGCAGGCCATCGACGACGTCTCCGCGCTCGCCGACAACTCCGGCTACTCGCCCTTCCTCACCACCGAACAGAAGATTCAGCTCCTGGAGACCGCCGACGCCGTCGCCCGGCTGAAGCTCGCCACCCAGCTGCTGCGCGACCACCTCGCCGAGCAGGACGTGGCCGAGACCATCGCCAAGGACGTCCAGGAGGGCGTCGACAAGCAGCAGCGCGAGTTCCTGCTGCGGCGTCAGCTCGAAGCCGTCCGCAAGGAACTGCGCGAGCTCAACGGCGAGAAGGACGGCGAGGAGTCCGACGACTACCGGGCGCGCGTCGAGGCCGCCGACCTGCCGGAGGCGGTCCGGGAGGCCGCGCTCAAGGAGGTCGACAAGCTGGAGCGGTCCAGCGACCAGTCGCCCGAGGGCGGCTGGATCCGCACCTGGCTCGACACCGTCCTCGAACTGCCGTGGAACGAGCGGACCGAGGACGCGTACGACATCCAGGGCGCGAAGGGCGTCCTCGACGCCGAGCACGCCGGGCTGGAGGACGTCAAGGAACGCATCACCGAGTACCTCGCGGTGCGCAAGCGTCGGGCCGACCGGGGCCTCGGTGTCGTCGGCGGGCGGCGCGGCGGTGCCGTGCTCGCGCTCGTCGGGCCGCCCGGCGTCGGCAAGACCAGCCTCGGCGAGTCCGTCGCGCACGCCATGGGGCGCAAGTTCGTCCGGGTCGCGCTCGGCGGTGTGCGGGACGAGGCGGAGATCCGCGGGCACCGGCGTACGTACGTCGGCGCGCTCCCCGGACGGATCGTCCGCGCCATCAAGGAAGCCGGGTCCATGAACCCGGTCGTCCTGCTCGACGAGATCGACAAGGTGGGCTCCGACTTCCGGGGCGACCCGGCGGCCGCGCTGCTCGAAGTCCTCGACCCCGCGCAGAACCACACCTTCCGGGACCACTACCTGGAGGTCGAGCTGGACCTGAGCGACGTCGTCTTCCTCGCCACCGCCAACGTGCTGGAGTCGATCCCCGAGGCCCTGCTCGACCGGATGGAACTCGTCCGGCTCGACGGGTACACGGAGGACGAGAAGGTCGTCATCGCCCGGGACCACCTGCTGCCCCGCCAGCTGGAGCGGGCCGGACTCGACGCCGACGAGGTCGTCCTCGACGAGAGCGCGCTGCGCAAGCTCGCCGGTGAGTACACGCGCGAGGCGGGCGTACGGAACCTGGAGCGGTCCGTGGCGCGGCTGCTGCGCAAGGTCGCCGCCCAGCACGAACTGGGTCAGCGGGAGCTGCCGTTCACCGTCACCGACGGGGAGCTGCGCGGGCTCATCGGCCGGCCGCACCACGTGCCCGAGTCCGCCCAGGACCCGGCGGAGCGGCGTACGGCGGTGCCCGGTGTCGCCACCGGGCTCGCGGTCACCGGCGCGGGCGGCGACGTGCTGTACGTCGAGGCGTCGCTGGCCGACCCGGAGACGGGCGCGGCGGGGCTGACCCTCACCGGTCAGCTCGGTGACGTGATGAAGGAGTCCGCGCAGATCGCGCTCTCCTTCCTGCGCTCGCACGGCGCGGAGCTGGAGCTGCCCGTCGCCGACCTGAAGGACCGGGGCGTGCACATCCACTTCCCGGCGGGCGCGGTCCCCAAGGACGGCCCCAGCGCCGGCGTCACCATGACGACGGCCCTCGCCTCGCTGCTGTCCGGGCGGCTGGTCCGTACGGACGTGGCGATGACGGGTGAGGTCTCGCTGACCGGGCGGGTGCTGCCGATCGGCGGGGTGAAGCAGAAGCTGCTCGCCGCGCACCGGGCCGGTGTCACCACCGTCGTCATTCCCAAGCGGAACGAGGCGGACCTCGACGATGTGCCGGCGGAGGTGCTGGAGAAGCTGGACGTCCACGCGGTCACCGATGTCCGGCAGGTGCTGGAGCTGGCGCTGGCGCCGGCGGAGGTCGGGGTGCCCGTGGCTGCGTGA
- a CDS encoding TnsA-like heteromeric transposase endonuclease subunit, with protein MAGSLGVLPGGVSGPPAEGFEVAYAERDGSEFRRPLVDAWAVRFEDVVPVRAFKSYKGQRHLPGLWWSSTVGGHIGYESWLERDHVMLLDFDPSVVGISSQPFWLFWRSDAGKSVSHAPDYFARRESGTAVVVDCRPADRRKPRDVAKFEATQTACAQLGWEFRLVGAPDVIVVRNVRWLAGYRHPRHRLEPVASELLTAFAEPQPLLEGALAVGDPIRVLPVLFHLLWSHELTADVSVPLHALSLVSAGVRR; from the coding sequence GTGGCAGGTTCGTTAGGGGTACTGCCGGGCGGGGTCTCCGGGCCGCCGGCGGAGGGGTTCGAGGTCGCGTACGCCGAGCGGGACGGGTCTGAGTTCCGTCGCCCGCTGGTGGATGCCTGGGCGGTGCGGTTCGAGGATGTCGTGCCGGTACGCGCGTTCAAGTCGTACAAGGGTCAGCGGCATCTGCCGGGCCTGTGGTGGTCGTCCACGGTGGGCGGGCACATCGGGTACGAGTCCTGGCTGGAGCGCGATCATGTGATGCTGCTGGACTTCGACCCGTCGGTGGTGGGGATCTCGTCTCAGCCGTTCTGGCTGTTCTGGCGTTCGGACGCGGGGAAAAGCGTCTCGCATGCGCCGGACTATTTCGCCCGCCGCGAGAGCGGCACGGCGGTGGTGGTCGACTGCCGTCCGGCGGATCGGCGCAAGCCGCGGGATGTGGCGAAGTTCGAGGCGACGCAGACGGCCTGCGCTCAGCTGGGGTGGGAGTTCCGGCTAGTGGGGGCGCCGGACGTGATCGTGGTGCGCAATGTGCGCTGGCTGGCGGGCTACCGCCACCCTCGGCACCGGCTGGAGCCCGTGGCCTCCGAGCTGCTGACGGCCTTCGCCGAGCCACAGCCGCTGCTGGAAGGGGCCCTAGCGGTGGGGGATCCGATCCGGGTTCTCCCCGTGCTGTTCCACCTGCTGTGGTCGCACGAGCTGACGGCGGATGTGTCGGTGCCGCTGCATGCCCTCTCGCTGGTGTCAGCGGGGGTGCGGCGGTGA
- a CDS encoding ATP-binding protein has translation MTRPSRTSFVPQQATGQEPPPDSPLTTKEGWRRFVEHEPSPPPLLTAAQQAALSQKENLHHDDVRRNYHGDLPLVNTPTIQKVIATSRLLVQLNRQQISARRGVIISGASGTGKTTALSQLGRAHEIAVRKRHPRDRARLPVVYVTVPPAATPKMLAMEFARFFGLDFPTRFNITDVVNAVCATGAHVHVDLVLVDELHNLNLATRTGAEASDQLKYFAERLPATFAYAGIDVEDQGLFAGTRGRQIAGRFTVIPAAPFSYASRTDQEAWQSLVGTLESMLRLHHHQPGTLTGLGEYLYHRSGGMIGSLSQLVRGAAVLAIEDGSERITEELLETVPVDYAAERSQALTAPEKPRSRRRRIA, from the coding sequence ATGACCAGGCCCTCCCGCACCTCGTTCGTCCCGCAGCAGGCCACGGGGCAGGAGCCACCGCCGGACAGCCCGCTGACCACGAAGGAGGGATGGCGTCGCTTCGTCGAGCACGAACCGTCCCCGCCCCCGCTGCTGACCGCAGCCCAACAGGCCGCCCTGTCCCAGAAGGAGAACCTGCACCACGACGACGTGCGCCGGAACTACCACGGCGACCTGCCGCTGGTGAACACCCCGACCATCCAGAAGGTCATCGCCACCTCACGGCTCCTGGTCCAGCTCAACCGGCAGCAGATCTCCGCCCGTCGGGGCGTCATCATCAGCGGCGCCTCCGGCACAGGGAAGACCACCGCCCTCTCCCAACTCGGGCGGGCCCACGAGATCGCGGTCCGCAAGCGCCACCCACGCGACCGAGCCCGGCTCCCGGTCGTCTATGTCACCGTCCCGCCGGCCGCCACACCGAAGATGCTCGCCATGGAGTTCGCCCGGTTCTTCGGCCTGGACTTCCCCACCCGCTTCAACATCACCGACGTCGTCAACGCGGTCTGCGCGACCGGCGCTCACGTCCATGTCGACCTGGTCCTGGTCGACGAGCTGCACAACCTGAACCTCGCCACCCGCACCGGCGCCGAAGCCTCCGACCAGCTGAAGTACTTCGCCGAACGGCTGCCCGCGACCTTCGCCTACGCGGGCATCGACGTCGAGGACCAGGGCCTGTTCGCCGGCACCCGCGGCCGCCAGATCGCCGGACGGTTCACCGTCATCCCCGCCGCCCCGTTCTCCTATGCCTCCAGGACGGACCAGGAAGCATGGCAGTCCCTGGTCGGCACCCTGGAGTCCATGCTCCGGCTGCACCACCACCAGCCCGGAACGCTGACCGGTCTGGGCGAGTACCTCTACCACCGCTCCGGCGGCATGATCGGCAGCCTGTCGCAGCTCGTCCGGGGCGCCGCCGTACTCGCCATCGAGGACGGCAGCGAACGCATCACAGAAGAGCTTCTGGAGACAGTCCCGGTGGACTACGCCGCCGAACGCTCCCAAGCCCTCACAGCCCCGGAGAAACCCCGCTCCCGCCGGAGGCGCATCGCCTGA
- a CDS encoding Mu transposase C-terminal domain-containing protein produces the protein MTAGPGKPVLRPGDWVTYDDGDHQVVALAGTSVRLRSATGAESVVLASHLMAAPDFTVTGTEPLPAVEPSALLATLPEPVREAAREWERHMVEVETGLLPGTVPGTPPRPGYDPAAFSLMERMAAKARELGVTVRTVQSRRSRYVRQGVWGLVDQRATQTWEATGRADARLVAAVQEALEAETHASTGTRSRLIRRVVKLVEATHGEGVVPLPSQRTFYKLIDVLSAGRHTFGSAVTRRQTANRPEGPFTPTFADRPGEQVQIDSTPLDVMVVLDSGLTARADLTIAVDVATRTICAAVLRPVGTKAVDASLLLARMLVPEPMRPGWPASLRMAASRMPHLRLLDVDARMEQAAAKPVIVPDTVVIDGGKVFISDTFVRACDRLGISVQRARPRTPTDKAIVEATFSAINTLFVQHLPAYTGREVSRRGERIEDRAVWTVPELQDLLDEWLLAGWQARAHDALRDPFRPKKAMSPNDKYTSLVAACGYLPLVLRGEDYLELLPVTWRAVNGYGIRINYRTYDSAELGPLRRQHSGHAAKRGLWEIHYDPYDLSQVFVRTQRGWVTVPWVHLPLVNAPFADFTWQHARRLAAEAGLDDTNEAAVARVLDELLTRAEDGPDTRTAKVVGRTRVAAASHRPPSPRAAPEPAPPDSSTEPDEVIPFGVFDAHAEAERWL, from the coding sequence GTGACGGCCGGGCCGGGCAAGCCGGTGCTGCGGCCTGGCGACTGGGTCACCTACGACGACGGGGATCACCAGGTGGTGGCGCTCGCCGGCACGTCGGTGCGGCTGCGGTCTGCGACGGGGGCGGAATCGGTGGTGCTGGCGTCGCACCTGATGGCGGCGCCGGACTTCACCGTCACCGGCACGGAGCCGCTGCCCGCGGTGGAGCCGTCCGCGTTGCTTGCAACGCTGCCGGAGCCGGTGCGGGAGGCGGCACGCGAGTGGGAACGGCACATGGTGGAGGTCGAGACCGGGCTGCTGCCCGGCACCGTGCCGGGCACGCCGCCGCGCCCCGGCTATGACCCGGCTGCCTTCTCGCTGATGGAGCGGATGGCCGCGAAGGCGCGAGAGCTGGGGGTGACCGTTCGAACCGTGCAGAGCCGACGGTCGCGCTACGTCCGGCAGGGGGTCTGGGGGCTGGTGGACCAGCGGGCGACGCAGACCTGGGAGGCGACGGGGCGGGCGGACGCCCGGCTGGTCGCGGCCGTCCAAGAGGCCCTGGAAGCGGAGACGCACGCCTCGACAGGGACCCGGTCGCGGCTGATCCGCCGGGTGGTCAAGCTGGTGGAGGCCACCCACGGCGAAGGGGTGGTGCCACTGCCGAGTCAGCGGACCTTCTACAAGCTGATCGACGTTCTCTCCGCGGGGAGGCACACCTTTGGTTCGGCCGTCACGCGGCGGCAGACGGCGAACCGACCCGAAGGCCCGTTCACCCCGACGTTCGCGGACCGTCCCGGGGAACAAGTACAGATCGACTCCACCCCCTTGGATGTGATGGTGGTGCTCGATTCAGGGCTGACAGCCCGCGCGGATCTGACGATCGCGGTCGACGTCGCGACGCGGACGATCTGCGCCGCGGTACTGCGGCCGGTGGGCACCAAGGCGGTGGACGCCTCGCTGTTGCTGGCCCGGATGCTGGTGCCCGAGCCCATGCGGCCCGGCTGGCCCGCCTCGCTGCGGATGGCGGCATCGCGGATGCCGCACCTGCGGCTGCTCGACGTGGACGCGCGGATGGAACAGGCCGCGGCGAAACCGGTGATCGTGCCGGACACCGTCGTCATCGACGGCGGCAAGGTGTTCATCTCCGACACCTTCGTACGGGCCTGCGACCGGCTCGGCATCTCGGTGCAGAGAGCACGTCCGCGCACGCCCACCGACAAGGCCATCGTGGAGGCGACGTTCTCCGCGATCAACACGCTGTTCGTCCAGCACCTTCCCGCCTACACCGGGCGGGAGGTTTCTCGCCGCGGCGAACGGATCGAGGACCGGGCCGTCTGGACGGTCCCCGAACTCCAGGACCTGCTGGACGAGTGGCTGCTGGCCGGGTGGCAAGCCAGAGCGCACGATGCTCTGCGCGACCCGTTCCGCCCGAAGAAGGCGATGTCGCCGAACGACAAGTACACCTCCCTGGTCGCGGCCTGCGGCTACCTGCCGCTGGTCCTGCGCGGTGAGGACTACCTGGAACTGCTGCCGGTGACCTGGCGGGCCGTCAACGGCTACGGCATCCGGATCAACTACCGCACCTACGACAGCGCCGAGTTGGGGCCTCTGCGGCGCCAGCACTCCGGGCATGCGGCCAAGCGCGGTCTCTGGGAGATCCACTACGACCCCTACGACCTGTCCCAGGTATTCGTACGCACCCAGCGGGGCTGGGTCACCGTCCCCTGGGTGCATCTTCCGCTGGTGAACGCGCCGTTCGCGGACTTCACCTGGCAGCACGCCCGTCGGCTGGCCGCCGAGGCCGGACTGGACGACACCAATGAAGCGGCGGTCGCCCGGGTCCTGGACGAGTTGCTGACCCGCGCCGAGGACGGCCCGGACACCCGCACTGCGAAGGTCGTCGGCCGCACACGCGTCGCAGCCGCCTCTCACCGGCCGCCCTCACCACGCGCCGCCCCGGAACCAGCCCCGCCCGACTCCAGCACCGAACCGGACGAGGTGATCCCGTTCGGTGTCTTCGACGCCCACGCAGAAGCCGAAAGGTGGCTATGA